The genomic DNA GCTAAATTGACTCTTCCGTAAGATTTATCAAATGTTTGCTGACAAATTTTCAGATCAAGTGAGGAAAGAACCGTGGAAGCTCGGATTACCCTATTACCCGGCGATGGTATCGGGCCGGAAATTGTTGCACAGGCCAAGCGAGTAATTGATACGGTTGCCGATAAATATGGCCACCAGTTCGAAACTCCTTCCTGCCCCATGGGAGGCAATGCCATCGATGATTTCGGCGATCCGCTGCCTCCACAAACTCTGGAGACCTGCCAGGCATCGCAGGCGATTCTCCTGGGAGCCGTCGGAGGTCCTAAATGGGACGATCCGACCGCTAAAACACGTCCCGAAGCCGGTTTGCTGAAAATCCGGAAGGAACTGGGACTGTTCGCAAATCTGCGTCCGATTAAGCCCTACAATGAGTTGCTCGACGCTTCACCGCTCAAACGGGAAATCATCGAAGGCACCGATATTCTCTTTTTCCGTGAGCTGACCGGCGGGATTTACTTTGGTGAGTCTGGCCGCATGGAATCTCCCGATGGCGAAAAAGCTTACAGTATGATGACGTACACAACGTCGGAAATCGCCCGTATCGTCCGCCTGGCTGCAGAATCGGCCCGGAACCGGCGGGGCAAGCTGACCTCCGTCGACAAAGCAAACGTGCTGGAAGTCTCTCGTCTCTGGCGTCAGGTTGCCGCGGATGTGATCAAGAACGAGTTTCCGGATATCGAATACGAAGTAGTTCTCGTCGATGCAATGGCCATGCACCTGATCTCGCGACCTTCTGATTTTGATGTCGTCGTCACTGGAAACATGTTTGGCGACATCCTTACTGACGAAGGATCGATGCTGCCCGGTTCCCTGGGACTGCTCCCCTCTGCATCACTGGGCTCCGATGGCCCCGGCTTGTATGAGCCGATTCACGGTTCCGCACCGGATATCGCCGGCAAAGGGATTGCGAACCCGTTGGCAACGATTCTGGCCACCGCCATGCTGCTGCGACATTCGCTCAGCCTGGAAACGGAAGCGGCTGCCGTCGAAGAGGCTGTCGCCCGGGTTGTGGCTGCAGGACATCGCACAGCTGATATTGCCGCCGGTGGTAAGAGCATTTCGACCAGTGAGATGGGCGACCTGGTTATTCAGGAACTGACTGCCTGAGAACGGTATTCACCGTAATTCAAAGCAAAACGGCTGGGAAGAAAAATGATTTTCTTCCCAGCTGTTTTTCTGTTTTCTGCAGCTGAATTGCTTAGACGTCACACAGAATGACGGCTTCTTTCAGGCCCTCGTAGGGATCGCGCGTTGGAATAAATTCCTGTCCGACAAATCCCTGATAATCAATGTCGAGCAGCGCCTGCATGATTGGTGGATAATTGATTTCCTGTTTCATATCCAGTTCGCCACGCCCCGGATTCCCGGCTGTGTGCACGTGACCGATGTAGTCCTTATGTTCGTGCAGGCGACGGATCACGTCCCCGTCCATGATCTGGACATGGTAGATATCAAACAGCAGCTTCATTCGGTCCGAACCGACCTGTTTGATGATGTCGATGCAGTAATCCGTATGATCTCCCTGATAACCGGGATGCCCTTTCATGGGATGGCTGCTGTCCCGTGAATTCAACATCTCCAGGCAGAGATTCACATTATTCTTCTCGGCGTAACCAATGATCTTTTTCAAGCCGGCAACGCAGTTCTTCGCTCCTTCATCATCACTGATACCGTCCCGCATGCCGGTGAAAGTGATCACATTTTTGACGCCGCCCGCGGCACATTCATCGATTCGCTTACGCAGAATTTCAATACATTGATCCCAGTTATCCGGGTTGTTGAATCCGACTTTGAATCCATGGCTGGATGCGATCGCACAGGTTAAACCATGTTTCTGAAGTGTTTTCCAGTTCTCGGCCGGCGTCAGTTCTACACTTTTGATTCCCAGCTGACTGGCGACCTGGGCCGTTTTGTCGATGTCCCAGTACTTCTTGAAGCACCAGTGAACGACTGACTGATTGATATTTCCCTTAATTGTTTTGGAAGAAGAAGCATGGGCCGCCGAAAGCCCGAGCGCCGTTGCTGCCAGCGCGCCTGATGTCTGCAGCATGTTTCGACGACTGATGGGTGAGTGCATAAGAACCTCTGTTTCAGCAGGTAAAAGGAACAGTTTATTGTGAAGCCAGATGGACCAAACGTTCTTTGATCAGAAAATGAAAAGCAATAATGCCAATCATCATCATAAACGTTACCGCGACGGAAAGTCCATCCATATCAGGCGCCCCTGTTCCCAGGGAAAGTAAACTGACTGAAATGAAGAAAAAGGTGTTACCCATCCACATGATGAAGAACGAAAGGGGCAATGCCCCCCATTTAATATAGGTGGACAGAAAAGCCGTCAGATGCCAGAAAAACAGGATCTCGGTACACATCATCCAGAACCCGGGTTCGGCAAAGACCAGACCGGAATCGTAACGCATTTCTCTGAGGCTGAATAACACACCCAATGACAGATAGAAGAAGGCTGGCAGGATACTCAGTAACGATCCCAGTACTTTTGAATAAGCAATCTTCGCCATCGACTCGGGGAGCATCGCCGTGGAGACCAGCGTTTTCCACTGGATTTCCACATGAAAGATCCGCGCTGAGATCAGGCTGATTTCAATCAGAATGACAATCAACATGGTCCAGAACATCGTCATTCCGATTTCCTGGATGGAATAGCTACGCGTGGTATAACCAAAAAAAGTACAGAGAGAGAACAAAGCCATTCCGTAGGCAACAAATTTGATCAGGCTCATACCATAGCC from Gimesia sp. includes the following:
- the leuB gene encoding 3-isopropylmalate dehydrogenase is translated as MEARITLLPGDGIGPEIVAQAKRVIDTVADKYGHQFETPSCPMGGNAIDDFGDPLPPQTLETCQASQAILLGAVGGPKWDDPTAKTRPEAGLLKIRKELGLFANLRPIKPYNELLDASPLKREIIEGTDILFFRELTGGIYFGESGRMESPDGEKAYSMMTYTTSEIARIVRLAAESARNRRGKLTSVDKANVLEVSRLWRQVAADVIKNEFPDIEYEVVLVDAMAMHLISRPSDFDVVVTGNMFGDILTDEGSMLPGSLGLLPSASLGSDGPGLYEPIHGSAPDIAGKGIANPLATILATAMLLRHSLSLETEAAAVEEAVARVVAAGHRTADIAAGGKSISTSEMGDLVIQELTA
- a CDS encoding TIM barrel protein, translated to MHSPISRRNMLQTSGALAATALGLSAAHASSSKTIKGNINQSVVHWCFKKYWDIDKTAQVASQLGIKSVELTPAENWKTLQKHGLTCAIASSHGFKVGFNNPDNWDQCIEILRKRIDECAAGGVKNVITFTGMRDGISDDEGAKNCVAGLKKIIGYAEKNNVNLCLEMLNSRDSSHPMKGHPGYQGDHTDYCIDIIKQVGSDRMKLLFDIYHVQIMDGDVIRRLHEHKDYIGHVHTAGNPGRGELDMKQEINYPPIMQALLDIDYQGFVGQEFIPTRDPYEGLKEAVILCDV